From Shinella sp. XGS7, one genomic window encodes:
- a CDS encoding transposase produces MKSLVLEQCEQPGASVARIALSHGLNTNLVHKWRREARGCDAPVAARSEFIPVQLAASAPTARHEVRIELRRGAIAVNVDWPLSAMPECAAWLREILR; encoded by the coding sequence CTGAAGTCGCTTGTGCTCGAACAATGCGAGCAGCCTGGTGCCTCGGTCGCGCGCATTGCGTTGTCGCATGGCCTCAACACGAACCTGGTCCACAAATGGCGGCGCGAAGCGCGCGGATGCGACGCTCCAGTCGCCGCCAGGTCTGAGTTCATACCCGTGCAACTGGCAGCGTCGGCACCGACAGCGCGCCACGAGGTCCGCATCGAGCTGCGCCGTGGCGCCATCGCGGTCAACGTGGACTGGCCGCTGTCGGCGATGCCCGAGTGCGCGGCTTGGCTGCGCGAGATTCTGCGTTGA
- the tnpB gene encoding IS66 family insertion sequence element accessory protein TnpB (TnpB, as the term is used for proteins encoded by IS66 family insertion elements, is considered an accessory protein, since TnpC, encoded by a neighboring gene, is a DDE family transposase.): MIRVDVVWLAVEPLDMRAGTESALARVVKVFGAAHPHSAYLFANRRANRMKVLVHDGVGVWLAARRLHRGRFAWPTNQEGTLRLTREQFDALVLGLPWQLVGEAGIIRVL; the protein is encoded by the coding sequence TTGATTCGCGTCGATGTGGTGTGGCTCGCAGTCGAGCCGCTGGATATGCGTGCCGGCACGGAGTCCGCGCTGGCGCGCGTGGTGAAAGTCTTCGGCGCCGCGCACCCGCACTCCGCCTACTTGTTCGCCAACCGTCGTGCCAATCGCATGAAGGTGCTGGTGCATGACGGCGTCGGCGTTTGGCTCGCGGCCCGGCGCCTGCATCGCGGCAGGTTCGCCTGGCCGACCAATCAGGAAGGCACCTTGCGCCTGACACGCGAGCAGTTCGATGCGCTGGTGCTCGGCCTGCCGTGGCAACTCGTCGGCGAGGCCGGCATCATCCGCGTGCTGTAG
- a CDS encoding Tn3-like element IS1071 family transposase: MQGWHTTFLGMRGLPRDISDFEMKAFFTFDGAERDAINARRGDSHKLGLALHIGFLRMSGRLLGAFRVIPVALWRHLGNELGIAAPEVASLRAMYERGRTLFDHQQVACTVLGFQWMSEHQRRSLVRELRDEVARCADRDQLLVRARQWLYKNKLVIVHERAIRTLIAAALAQLEVETGTAIAASVDPATLDRWRASVSELRPDGQTQQSWLWAAPAKHSTRQISEVLERIDLLYTLDVHKHLADIPDLILRRYARRLVSRPPSAGAKIKEPARTVEVACFLRYCLFTTTDQLILMVQRRIADLWRQAAADVPATVNWAAMYKTLLGELVALSAQGAVPDAELRARLEALITETQKRKPPSRASLVREGLIDGIRPVRSLLVAIAKLPWQATGEHPAIEYLAKLQALYLKGSRKLPVEVVAPSLGMIWQVSISSPDRERAFQALEVATLFALRRAVRNGSVWIEHSLSFRGRARLFFTDERWQAESKKHYARLSLPSKAATFLKPLLARVTAGVDAVAAAARSGVLRVDDELHLSPLPAEDEDPEVTKLRAALDHRIGEVQLPEVILAVDAQVRFSWIMLGREPRSTDELLMVYAGIMAHGTSLTAVECARMIPQLSATSIRQAMRWARDERRLSQACQAVLEFMQRHPIAATWGRSDLASSDMMSMETTKRVWQARLDPRRNTPSIGIYSHVKDRWGIFHAQPFVLNERQAGVAIEGVIRQEKLETSQLAVDTHGYTDFAMSHARLLGFDLCPRLKELKQRHLFVPRGTKVPAEIAAVCEANVDVALIEKHWDSLVHLAASVMSGHASAVAALARFGSAAQGDPIYEAGVQLGRLLRTAFLADYFVKDAFRNELRRVLNRGEAVNALKRAIYTGRISPAQAKRVDEMQAVADALSLMANIVMAWNTSQMQAVLDRWSNRRQVIPPELIGKIAPTRLESINLRGVFRFPVDRYADQILPSRPNASITGTNG, translated from the coding sequence ATGCAGGGTTGGCACACAACGTTTTTGGGGATGCGTGGGCTCCCCCGCGATATCAGCGACTTCGAGATGAAGGCATTTTTCACCTTCGATGGTGCCGAGCGCGACGCAATCAATGCACGCCGAGGTGATTCCCACAAGCTTGGTCTGGCGCTCCATATTGGTTTCCTGCGCATGAGTGGGCGTTTGCTCGGTGCCTTTCGGGTAATTCCAGTAGCCTTGTGGCGCCACCTTGGCAACGAGCTTGGCATTGCAGCACCAGAAGTCGCCTCGCTGAGAGCCATGTATGAACGCGGGCGCACGCTATTCGATCACCAACAAGTAGCCTGCACGGTCCTTGGATTCCAGTGGATGAGCGAGCACCAGCGCCGCTCACTGGTACGTGAACTGCGCGACGAAGTGGCGCGCTGCGCCGACCGCGATCAGCTACTCGTGCGGGCGCGTCAATGGCTGTACAAGAACAAGCTGGTGATCGTGCACGAGCGGGCAATTCGGACACTGATTGCGGCGGCACTTGCCCAGCTTGAAGTTGAAACAGGCACCGCCATCGCCGCCAGCGTTGATCCAGCAACACTTGATCGCTGGCGAGCCTCAGTTTCAGAGCTGCGCCCAGATGGACAAACCCAGCAGAGTTGGCTATGGGCTGCACCGGCGAAACACTCAACCCGCCAAATCAGCGAGGTACTGGAGCGCATCGACCTGCTTTACACGCTGGACGTTCATAAGCACCTGGCAGACATCCCCGATCTCATCTTGCGCCGCTACGCGCGCCGACTTGTCTCCAGGCCGCCCTCAGCCGGAGCCAAGATCAAAGAGCCAGCGCGCACCGTGGAGGTCGCATGCTTTCTTCGGTATTGCCTGTTCACCACCACAGACCAGTTGATCCTTATGGTGCAGCGCCGGATCGCCGATCTGTGGCGTCAGGCTGCCGCCGATGTCCCCGCTACCGTCAATTGGGCCGCAATGTACAAAACGCTGCTCGGCGAACTTGTTGCCTTGAGCGCGCAAGGTGCGGTGCCAGATGCTGAGTTGCGTGCCCGTCTTGAAGCCTTGATCACCGAAACCCAGAAACGCAAACCACCGAGCAGGGCCTCCCTGGTCCGCGAGGGATTGATTGATGGAATTCGCCCCGTGCGGTCGTTGCTCGTCGCCATTGCAAAGCTGCCCTGGCAGGCCACCGGCGAGCATCCTGCCATCGAGTACCTTGCCAAGCTGCAAGCTTTATATCTCAAAGGATCCAGAAAGCTGCCAGTTGAAGTGGTGGCACCAAGTCTGGGAATGATCTGGCAGGTTTCGATCTCCAGCCCAGACCGGGAACGGGCGTTTCAGGCGTTGGAGGTGGCCACCCTGTTTGCCCTGCGCCGCGCGGTGCGCAATGGCTCGGTCTGGATTGAGCACAGCCTGAGCTTTCGGGGTCGTGCGCGCTTGTTCTTCACGGACGAGCGTTGGCAGGCAGAGTCCAAGAAACACTATGCCCGTCTATCGTTACCCAGCAAGGCTGCCACTTTCTTGAAGCCTTTGCTGGCCAGAGTAACTGCCGGTGTCGATGCGGTGGCCGCTGCAGCCCGCAGTGGCGTACTGCGCGTGGATGATGAACTCCATTTGTCGCCATTGCCCGCAGAGGACGAAGACCCAGAAGTGACCAAGCTGCGCGCGGCTTTGGATCACCGCATCGGTGAGGTTCAATTGCCGGAAGTGATTCTGGCCGTTGACGCCCAGGTGCGCTTTAGCTGGATCATGCTCGGACGTGAGCCGCGCTCTACCGACGAGCTGCTGATGGTCTATGCCGGCATCATGGCCCACGGCACCAGTCTGACTGCGGTCGAATGCGCGCGCATGATTCCGCAATTGTCTGCCACCAGCATTCGCCAGGCCATGCGCTGGGCGCGGGACGAACGGCGTCTGAGCCAGGCCTGCCAGGCTGTGCTGGAATTCATGCAGCGACACCCGATTGCCGCCACCTGGGGGCGGTCCGATTTGGCATCTTCTGACATGATGAGCATGGAGACCACCAAACGGGTGTGGCAAGCCCGGCTTGATCCTCGGCGCAACACACCTTCCATTGGAATCTACTCCCATGTAAAAGACCGGTGGGGCATCTTCCATGCGCAGCCCTTTGTGCTCAATGAGCGCCAGGCGGGCGTGGCCATTGAAGGTGTCATCCGCCAAGAAAAGCTGGAGACCAGCCAGCTTGCTGTGGATACCCATGGCTACACCGACTTTGCCATGTCACATGCCCGTTTGCTTGGTTTTGATCTTTGCCCGCGGTTGAAGGAACTCAAACAGCGCCACCTCTTTGTGCCACGCGGCACCAAAGTGCCCGCAGAAATCGCTGCGGTGTGCGAAGCCAATGTCGACGTCGCTTTGATCGAAAAGCATTGGGATAGTCTGGTGCACCTGGCAGCCTCGGTCATGAGCGGACATGCCAGTGCGGTGGCAGCTCTTGCGCGGTTCGGTTCTGCCGCCCAGGGCGATCCAATCTATGAGGCTGGCGTGCAATTGGGGCGGTTGCTGCGTACGGCGTTTTTGGCTGACTACTTTGTCAAGGACGCTTTCAGGAACGAGTTGCGCCGGGTGCTCAATCGGGGCGAGGCTGTTAACGCCCTCAAGCGCGCCATTTATACCGGCCGGATCAGCCCGGCGCAGGCCAAACGTGTCGATGAAATGCAGGCTGTGGCCGATGCGTTGAGCCTGATGGCCAACATCGTGATGGCGTGGAATACCTCACAGATGCAGGCGGTCCTGGATCGCTGGTCGAACCGCCGCCAGGTCATTCCACCGGAACTGATCGGGAAGATTGCGCCCACCAGGCTGGAGAGCATCAACTTGCGGGGTGTGTTTCGCTTCCCGGTTGACCGCTATGCTGACCAAATCCTGCCTTCGCGGCCAAATGCATCGATAACTGGCACCAATGGATGA
- a CDS encoding sulfite exporter TauE/SafE family protein, translating to MIELLTGTPLLLTATFLAGALNAVAGGGTFLTLPALIFIGMPAVTANATSTVALLPGYISSTYACRADLQVPGKLPLTGIIVVSLLGGALGAALLVLIPGDSFKILIPWLLLLSTAAFAIGPRLMGKPGTRQIASPGLTIATVLIATTYGGYFNGGLGIILLALFGILGVPKLKTSNALKNLVSTLLTIIAVIVYAWGGAISWPEAVTMMAASMIGGYVGARFIRQVRDSYVRTAVIIIGLIMTVLFFIY from the coding sequence ATGATCGAACTGCTGACGGGTACGCCCTTGCTGCTCACGGCCACTTTTCTGGCGGGCGCCCTGAATGCCGTCGCGGGGGGCGGTACGTTTTTGACGCTGCCAGCATTGATTTTCATCGGCATGCCCGCTGTGACGGCAAACGCAACCAGCACCGTCGCCCTGCTGCCCGGCTATATTTCCAGCACTTATGCCTGCCGAGCCGATCTGCAGGTGCCTGGCAAGCTGCCCCTGACCGGCATCATCGTCGTCAGCCTTCTGGGTGGCGCACTCGGCGCAGCGCTGCTCGTCCTGATTCCCGGTGACAGCTTCAAGATCCTGATTCCCTGGCTGCTGCTGCTGTCTACCGCGGCCTTTGCCATCGGCCCCAGACTGATGGGCAAACCGGGTACGCGACAGATCGCCAGCCCCGGGCTCACCATCGCCACGGTGCTGATTGCGACCACCTATGGCGGCTATTTCAATGGGGGCCTTGGCATCATTCTGCTCGCGCTGTTCGGGATTCTGGGCGTACCCAAACTGAAGACTTCGAACGCGCTGAAGAACCTGGTGTCCACGCTGCTGACGATCATCGCCGTCATCGTGTATGCCTGGGGTGGCGCGATCTCGTGGCCCGAGGCCGTAACAATGATGGCTGCCAGCATGATCGGTGGATACGTCGGTGCGCGGTTCATCCGCCAGGTGCGCGACAGCTATGTTCGCACCGCGGTCATCATCATCGGCCTGATCATGACCGTGCTGTTCTTCATTTACTGA
- a CDS encoding replication initiation protein, which yields MSDQPELPVPQAAEAVELNKPHEMIVMIPRSKRVTLTGRRIYNALLQVSQVRLAAMKTMPAADFMFEAPLPSILRTSGSAGEDRTAAKRYLKEMRGLEVDWESTAPGDGVKWRGFSMLSEVAIEVRKGENWVSWSYPPTIMAALREPSRWARINLDVLAGLSTYAAVALYEICARYRDNPSGVTSRKPVGWWADALSHAPGATERREWRKFKNERVNPAIEEINAESDLEIELVEHKQGRSVIDAQFVVRKKKLSQPAVRSSAAQVDANLILRGESLGIRELKLEQLIREFGEEQVQAKLEVVERRAAKRELRTIENVHAYLRSLLREQPDTVQEGVVDEPAVEPRPQVLPPPVAEVQRSWRDQRIQQLMAEAKLLQPDQLRAFADKALADLAERNMASPVIRRRHAAGDYLFAILGQYVVRAYAEATYGPNWDQEAGQGA from the coding sequence ATGAGCGATCAGCCCGAACTTCCAGTACCCCAGGCAGCTGAGGCCGTCGAGCTGAACAAGCCGCACGAGATGATCGTGATGATCCCTCGGTCGAAGCGCGTGACGCTCACCGGTCGCCGCATCTACAACGCACTGCTCCAGGTTTCGCAGGTGAGGCTCGCTGCAATGAAAACGATGCCAGCTGCCGACTTCATGTTCGAAGCGCCACTGCCGTCCATCTTGCGGACTAGTGGATCCGCTGGCGAGGACCGAACAGCGGCCAAGCGCTACCTTAAAGAGATGCGCGGCCTCGAGGTCGATTGGGAGTCGACAGCGCCAGGAGACGGTGTCAAATGGCGCGGCTTCTCGATGCTCTCGGAGGTCGCGATCGAGGTTCGCAAAGGTGAGAATTGGGTTTCATGGTCGTATCCGCCTACGATCATGGCTGCGTTGCGGGAGCCTTCTCGCTGGGCTCGAATCAATCTTGACGTTCTGGCTGGACTCAGCACATATGCAGCGGTCGCCTTGTACGAGATCTGCGCCCGCTATCGCGACAACCCGAGCGGCGTCACCAGTCGCAAGCCAGTCGGTTGGTGGGCCGACGCGCTAAGTCATGCGCCAGGCGCCACTGAGCGCCGCGAGTGGCGGAAGTTCAAGAACGAGCGCGTCAATCCTGCCATCGAAGAAATCAATGCAGAGTCCGATCTCGAGATCGAGCTGGTTGAGCACAAGCAGGGTAGGTCGGTCATCGATGCGCAATTCGTGGTGCGCAAGAAGAAGCTGAGCCAGCCGGCGGTTCGATCGTCCGCCGCTCAAGTCGATGCGAACCTGATCTTGCGCGGTGAGTCACTTGGCATCCGCGAACTGAAGCTCGAGCAACTGATCCGCGAATTCGGTGAGGAACAGGTTCAAGCAAAGCTTGAAGTAGTGGAGCGGCGCGCGGCCAAGCGTGAGCTCCGCACGATTGAGAACGTGCACGCATACCTGCGCTCGCTTCTGCGTGAGCAGCCGGACACCGTACAAGAAGGTGTGGTGGATGAGCCGGCCGTTGAGCCGCGGCCGCAGGTCTTGCCACCGCCTGTCGCCGAAGTACAGCGAAGCTGGAGGGATCAGCGCATCCAACAGCTAATGGCCGAAGCAAAGTTGCTGCAGCCTGACCAGCTGCGTGCATTCGCGGACAAGGCACTCGCTGACCTGGCCGAGCGCAACATGGCTTCCCCGGTGATCCGGCGCAGGCATGCGGCCGGTGATTACCTCTTCGCCATCCTTGGCCAGTACGTGGTCAGAGCCTACGCAGAAGCAACCTACGGGCCGAACTGGGACCAGGAAGCAGGGCAGGGCGCTTGA
- a CDS encoding type II toxin-antitoxin system RelE/ParE family toxin, with protein MPAKPRLEWRPQASADLMLIVAEIADENPDAAQQLLDEIQAKAAALPDHPKLYKPSPRSKGLREMVIRPNYVLFYRETPELVEVVNVVHARRQWPPIPTP; from the coding sequence ATGCCGGCAAAGCCCCGGCTTGAGTGGCGACCGCAGGCCAGCGCCGACCTGATGCTGATCGTGGCCGAGATTGCCGATGAGAACCCGGATGCTGCGCAGCAGCTCTTGGACGAGATCCAGGCCAAGGCCGCGGCCCTGCCGGATCACCCGAAGCTCTACAAGCCGTCGCCGCGCTCGAAGGGGCTGCGCGAGATGGTCATCCGGCCGAACTACGTCCTGTTCTATCGCGAGACGCCTGAGCTGGTGGAGGTCGTGAACGTCGTTCACGCGCGCCGGCAGTGGCCGCCCATTCCAACACCATGA
- a CDS encoding AAA family ATPase: MDVRQGIRRQSLTDIEGQAARVAAMMGMIREAMLPPTSAKAAPTLSASALAELCEVDKGKIAYRLTRNDLPGASMVGNRREWTMADALPWIRDFRRDKLRPADAAAVTITVSNFKGGVAKTTTAVTLAQGLAMRGHRVLLLDLDPQGSATTLFGVLPDAEVDPESTAMLLFTGEQENLSYAIRPTYWPGIDLVCAAPLLFGAEFALPARQTADAGFEFWKVLDRGLDQAREDYDIIIIDTPPALSYVTINALMAADGVLMPLPPSALDFASSAQFWDLFSDLCNQLVRARGQDKTFEFIDVLLSRVETSDAASSVVRGWIQEGYGDKVLPIEIPKTAIAATASAEFGTVYDIARGSVNAKTFARARDAYDRMCELIEQQIQSVWAQQIQEA; the protein is encoded by the coding sequence ATGGACGTGCGACAAGGCATTCGTCGTCAAAGTTTGACAGACATTGAAGGGCAGGCAGCTCGCGTGGCTGCGATGATGGGGATGATTCGCGAGGCGATGCTGCCGCCCACCAGCGCGAAAGCTGCACCAACGCTGAGCGCTTCTGCACTTGCCGAGCTCTGCGAAGTTGACAAAGGGAAGATCGCGTATCGACTGACTCGTAACGATCTGCCAGGCGCAAGCATGGTTGGAAACCGCCGCGAATGGACGATGGCAGACGCGCTACCCTGGATCCGGGATTTTCGACGCGACAAGTTGCGGCCAGCAGACGCGGCTGCGGTGACGATCACCGTATCTAATTTCAAAGGCGGGGTGGCCAAGACGACCACCGCAGTGACCTTGGCTCAAGGCTTAGCCATGCGCGGCCACCGAGTGTTGCTTCTAGACCTGGACCCTCAAGGTAGTGCCACGACCTTGTTTGGCGTACTGCCGGATGCTGAAGTTGATCCGGAAAGCACGGCCATGCTGCTATTCACGGGCGAGCAGGAGAATCTGTCCTACGCCATCCGCCCGACCTACTGGCCAGGAATCGACCTCGTGTGCGCAGCACCGCTGTTGTTTGGAGCCGAGTTTGCTCTCCCGGCTAGGCAGACAGCGGATGCAGGCTTTGAGTTCTGGAAAGTGCTTGATCGAGGCCTTGATCAGGCACGTGAGGACTACGACATCATCATCATCGATACCCCCCCTGCCCTTTCCTACGTGACGATTAATGCCCTGATGGCTGCGGACGGCGTGTTGATGCCGTTGCCGCCTTCAGCCTTGGACTTCGCTTCGAGCGCACAGTTTTGGGACCTCTTCTCTGACTTGTGCAACCAACTGGTCAGAGCTCGAGGTCAGGATAAGACGTTCGAATTCATCGATGTCCTGCTGTCTCGGGTGGAAACGTCTGACGCGGCCAGCTCCGTAGTCCGCGGATGGATTCAGGAAGGGTACGGAGACAAGGTGCTGCCGATCGAGATTCCGAAGACTGCGATCGCCGCAACGGCCAGTGCAGAATTCGGAACGGTTTATGACATCGCTCGCGGGTCTGTGAACGCGAAGACGTTTGCTCGAGCTCGTGACGCCTATGACCGTATGTGCGAGCTGATCGAGCAGCAAATCCAATCGGTCTGGGCGCAGCAGATCCAGGAGGCCTGA
- a CDS encoding ribbon-helix-helix domain-containing protein, giving the protein MQKPIEKTPPPNAAAPEDQQPKASVAHPIARAGRPAREGRVLIGGHFAPEVQIALKVIAAEERTTVQNLLAEAIDAVFAKRGKPPLATLPPKA; this is encoded by the coding sequence ATGCAAAAACCAATCGAGAAGACGCCACCTCCAAACGCCGCGGCCCCCGAGGATCAGCAACCAAAAGCTTCGGTCGCTCACCCCATCGCGCGGGCTGGCCGCCCAGCACGAGAGGGTCGCGTATTGATCGGTGGCCATTTCGCACCGGAGGTGCAGATCGCGCTGAAGGTGATCGCCGCCGAAGAGCGCACCACGGTGCAAAACCTGCTGGCTGAGGCTATCGATGCGGTGTTTGCGAAACGAGGAAAGCCACCGCTCGCCACGTTGCCACCAAAGGCATGA
- a CDS encoding MBL fold metallo-hydrolase, with protein sequence MTGTITEIAADIYRISVYVPQADLQFNVFLVRDDEPLLYHTGQKALFRPIFDAVRTLIDPAKLRWIGFSHFESDECGALNLWLDKAPQAVALASPVLARTCIDEFAIRAPRVLEDDALLATGRYTFRHLLTSHLPHGWGASLLFEETQKVLFCSDLLLQRGDPAPFAGDLVSRAVQALEQGQAGPFRDAIPYTTHTKVTFARLAALDPQVLAIMHGASLRGQGARALLDFEQALARVGGPLQ encoded by the coding sequence ATGACCGGTACCATCACCGAAATTGCTGCGGACATTTATCGGATTTCAGTCTATGTCCCGCAGGCAGATCTGCAATTCAACGTGTTTCTGGTGCGTGACGATGAACCGCTGCTCTATCACACAGGTCAGAAGGCACTATTTAGGCCGATATTTGACGCGGTGCGCACGCTCATCGATCCGGCAAAGTTGCGCTGGATCGGGTTCAGTCATTTCGAGTCAGATGAATGTGGCGCGCTCAACCTCTGGCTGGACAAGGCGCCGCAGGCAGTTGCGCTGGCCAGCCCGGTTCTGGCCAGGACATGCATCGATGAGTTTGCAATACGAGCCCCGCGCGTGCTTGAAGATGATGCCTTGCTTGCGACGGGTCGATACACGTTTCGCCATCTGCTGACGTCGCACCTGCCGCATGGCTGGGGCGCCTCGCTGCTTTTCGAAGAGACGCAAAAGGTGTTGTTCTGCTCTGATCTGTTGCTGCAGCGTGGCGATCCGGCGCCCTTTGCCGGCGACCTTGTGTCGCGGGCCGTGCAGGCGCTCGAACAAGGTCAGGCAGGGCCATTTCGCGATGCAATTCCATATACGACGCACACAAAAGTCACCTTCGCGCGTCTGGCGGCGCTTGACCCGCAAGTATTGGCCATCATGCATGGCGCGTCATTGCGGGGGCAGGGCGCCCGGGCATTACTGGATTTCGAGCAGGCGCTGGCCCGGGTTGGCGGGCCTCTTCAGTAG
- a CDS encoding DeoR family transcriptional regulator, producing MLAAEVQASAAIEGVELPREAVLAAVAQRLGLSMPTPPPAGRAGARKVRLRQHQVIELMRKDKAEWIDVRRYMAATGMSKATATRDLTELVDRGHLQRGGTGKASRYFLVRIG from the coding sequence ATGCTGGCAGCCGAGGTGCAAGCCTCAGCTGCCATAGAGGGCGTCGAACTTCCTCGTGAGGCGGTGCTGGCGGCGGTCGCGCAGCGCCTCGGACTGTCCATGCCGACACCACCCCCAGCGGGCCGAGCAGGAGCCAGAAAGGTCAGGCTCCGGCAGCACCAGGTGATCGAGCTGATGCGCAAAGACAAGGCGGAATGGATCGACGTCAGGCGCTACATGGCAGCGACCGGCATGTCCAAGGCGACGGCGACCCGTGATTTGACTGAGTTGGTGGATCGAGGCCATCTTCAGCGTGGTGGGACAGGCAAAGCCTCGCGCTACTTCCTGGTCCGAATCGGCTGA